Proteins encoded by one window of Myxococcus guangdongensis:
- a CDS encoding ATP-binding domain-containing protein → MTHATPALAEADQALITEEEALLSRVQQALEAARQKAGRTQENRLLVAQLQALREDAATAAEADLPHLFFQMDQTRALLDRQESANLPDAQAPYFAHLRLVGEAGPRDYLLGRTTFADVGAGVRVIDWRFAPIARVFYSYEEGDAFEEQFGERLSEGTVEVRRLVVIEKGVLTRIISGARVLERASDGTWRSVGRDFTSLQAGGAGTAARPGALGTGKGARRVEDVFGVTALLDAEQYEAVTVESGQPLLVLGSAGSGKTTVALHRLAKIAFDDAERFPQSRMKLIVPEEGLARLSRRLLAPLGLGRVTVETRDSWLLATARSAFNLPGIKLSPETPPLAARFKRHPALRRALLERIGAPKTEAGTTLERLHRRLADAYLDRSFLEEVVRAAKGELPRTAIDEVYEHTRLQRSTPLSKELKDITDPDRLITVDGKAIDEDTPYALAGTVDLEDLPILMFLKAQQGPLGLERLAHVVLDEAEDFSLFELFVVRRLLGKGKSCTLAGDELQQTDAGFAGWPETLDELGIRDAATCRLQVSYRCPAPVVELARGVLGTQAKAESASRPQRPGAPVGFHHFPVEAQAQLFIGEALRDLVAREPHASVGVIASSPESADAVYRVVADQSWARRVKDGEFSFEPGVDVTDVSSVKGLEFDYVILPDVTARAWPVDDETRRRLHVAITRTSHQLWVVSSGARSHLIPREGDAAAPR, encoded by the coding sequence ATGACGCACGCCACGCCCGCCCTCGCCGAAGCCGACCAGGCCCTCATCACCGAGGAGGAGGCGCTGCTGTCGCGTGTCCAACAGGCGCTCGAGGCGGCGCGACAGAAGGCCGGACGCACGCAGGAGAACCGCCTGCTCGTCGCGCAGCTCCAGGCGCTCCGCGAGGACGCGGCCACCGCCGCCGAGGCGGACCTGCCCCACCTCTTCTTCCAGATGGACCAGACGCGCGCCCTGCTGGACCGGCAGGAGTCCGCGAACCTGCCCGACGCCCAGGCGCCCTACTTCGCGCACCTGCGGCTCGTCGGCGAGGCGGGGCCGCGCGACTACCTGCTCGGACGCACCACCTTCGCGGACGTGGGCGCGGGCGTGCGGGTCATCGACTGGCGCTTCGCCCCCATCGCCCGCGTCTTCTATTCGTACGAGGAGGGCGACGCGTTCGAGGAGCAGTTCGGTGAGCGGCTGTCCGAGGGCACCGTCGAGGTGCGCCGGCTCGTCGTCATCGAGAAGGGCGTGCTCACGCGCATCATCTCCGGCGCGCGGGTGCTGGAGCGCGCCTCCGACGGCACGTGGCGCTCCGTGGGGCGCGACTTCACCTCGCTCCAGGCGGGAGGCGCGGGCACGGCGGCGCGTCCCGGCGCCCTGGGCACCGGCAAGGGCGCCCGACGCGTCGAGGACGTCTTCGGCGTCACCGCCCTGCTGGACGCCGAGCAGTACGAGGCCGTCACCGTGGAGTCCGGGCAGCCACTGCTGGTGTTGGGCAGCGCGGGCAGCGGCAAGACGACGGTGGCGCTGCACCGGCTGGCGAAGATCGCCTTCGACGACGCGGAGCGCTTCCCGCAGTCACGCATGAAGCTCATCGTCCCGGAGGAGGGCTTGGCGCGACTGTCGCGGAGGCTCCTGGCGCCGCTCGGCCTGGGGCGCGTCACGGTGGAGACGCGGGACTCCTGGCTCCTGGCCACGGCGCGCTCGGCGTTCAACCTGCCGGGCATCAAGCTGAGCCCGGAGACGCCGCCCCTGGCCGCGCGCTTCAAGCGCCACCCCGCGCTGCGACGCGCGCTCCTGGAGCGCATCGGCGCGCCGAAGACGGAGGCGGGCACCACGCTGGAGCGACTGCACCGCAGGCTCGCGGACGCCTACCTGGACCGGAGCTTCCTGGAGGAGGTGGTGCGCGCGGCGAAGGGCGAGCTGCCGCGCACCGCCATCGACGAGGTGTACGAGCACACGCGCCTGCAGCGCTCCACGCCCCTGTCGAAGGAGCTCAAGGACATCACGGACCCGGACCGGCTCATCACCGTGGATGGCAAGGCCATCGACGAGGACACGCCCTACGCGCTCGCGGGCACGGTGGACCTGGAGGATCTGCCCATCCTCATGTTCCTCAAGGCCCAGCAGGGCCCGCTCGGCCTGGAGCGCCTGGCCCACGTCGTCCTGGACGAGGCGGAGGACTTCTCCCTGTTCGAGCTGTTCGTGGTGCGGCGGCTGCTCGGCAAGGGCAAGAGCTGCACGCTCGCGGGCGACGAGCTGCAGCAGACGGACGCGGGCTTCGCGGGCTGGCCGGAGACGCTCGACGAGCTGGGCATCCGCGACGCCGCGACGTGCCGGCTGCAGGTCTCCTACCGCTGCCCCGCGCCCGTGGTGGAGCTGGCCCGGGGCGTGCTCGGCACCCAGGCCAAGGCGGAGTCCGCGTCGCGCCCCCAGCGCCCAGGCGCGCCGGTGGGGTTCCACCACTTCCCCGTGGAGGCCCAGGCGCAGCTCTTCATCGGCGAAGCGCTCAGAGACCTCGTCGCGCGCGAACCCCACGCCTCCGTGGGCGTCATCGCCAGCAGCCCCGAGTCCGCGGACGCCGTGTACCGCGTCGTCGCGGACCAGTCCTGGGCGCGCCGGGTGAAGGACGGCGAGTTCTCCTTCGAGCCCGGCGTGGACGTCACGGACGTGAGCAGCGTGAAGGGCCTGGAGTTCGACTACGTCATCCTCCCGGACGTCACCGCCAGGGCCTGGCCCGTGGACGACGAGACGCGCCGCCGCCTGCACGTGGCCATCACCCGCACGTCCCACCAGCTCTGGGTGGTGTCGTCGGGCGCGCGCTCGCACCTCATCCCGCGGGAGGGCGACGCGGCAGCTCCACGGTGA
- a CDS encoding sensor histidine kinase → MTRIRTERVEHPLTGEGPASDDTALWDQFPESVAICSPEGVCLYANPALERAFGGRREDLFGRMPWEAYPEVLREQLQERFLRVAATGAPEEFEWHFSARERWFVLRLFRGQGRVYVFSRENTSEKKQEAILRGLYDETRRAQRHAAFLAQASEVLTSSLEHDEILQRLTLLAVPPLADGCSVDVPMPDGSVRRVSMAHVRPERVEATRAYHERYPILLDAPHGVGKVLRTGTTEYVSELRPEIVARTFQDEAHGRATLALGVSAYIIVPLMSRGRVLGALSLVNTEKGRRYTQADVRLAEDLARRAATSLDNGRLYTEAHEAVRARDSFLSVASHELNTPLTSLTLNVQALRRQLEAHPASTGDVASESISSKVLSVQRQLSRMSGLVRELLDVSRITAGKLRLEREEMDLAALVRELVPRYAEELARAGCALRLETAPTATGSWDKLRVEQVIQNLLSNAIKYGRGHPIEVQVGVDDQRAWLLVRDEGVGIAVEAQSRLFQRFERLASERHYGGLGLGLWIVRQIVDAMDGRILVRSAPGQGSTFTVELPRRPPAG, encoded by the coding sequence TTGACCCGCATCCGCACCGAGCGCGTGGAACATCCTTTGACCGGCGAGGGCCCTGCCAGCGACGACACGGCCCTGTGGGACCAGTTCCCCGAGAGTGTCGCCATCTGTTCCCCGGAGGGGGTGTGCCTCTACGCCAACCCGGCGCTGGAGCGCGCCTTCGGGGGCCGGCGCGAGGACCTCTTCGGCCGGATGCCCTGGGAGGCGTACCCGGAGGTGCTGCGCGAGCAGCTCCAGGAGCGCTTCCTCCGCGTGGCGGCCACGGGAGCGCCGGAGGAGTTCGAGTGGCACTTCTCGGCCCGCGAGCGCTGGTTCGTGCTGCGCCTGTTCCGGGGCCAGGGCCGCGTCTACGTCTTCTCCCGGGAGAACACGTCGGAGAAGAAGCAGGAGGCCATCCTCCGCGGGCTCTACGACGAGACGCGCCGCGCGCAGCGGCACGCGGCCTTCCTGGCGCAGGCCAGCGAGGTGCTCACGTCCTCGCTGGAGCACGACGAGATCCTCCAGCGCCTCACGCTGCTGGCCGTGCCGCCGCTGGCGGATGGGTGCAGCGTGGACGTGCCCATGCCGGACGGGAGCGTGCGGCGGGTGTCCATGGCGCACGTGCGGCCGGAGAGGGTGGAGGCCACGCGTGCGTACCACGAGCGCTACCCCATCCTCCTGGACGCGCCCCACGGCGTGGGCAAGGTGCTGCGCACGGGCACCACGGAGTACGTGTCGGAGCTGCGGCCGGAAATCGTCGCGCGGACGTTCCAGGACGAGGCGCACGGGCGGGCCACGCTGGCCCTGGGCGTGTCCGCGTACATCATCGTCCCGTTGATGAGCCGGGGGCGGGTGCTGGGCGCGCTCTCGCTGGTGAACACGGAGAAGGGCCGGCGCTACACGCAGGCGGACGTGCGGCTGGCGGAGGACCTGGCCCGGCGCGCGGCCACGTCGCTGGACAACGGCCGGCTCTACACGGAGGCGCACGAGGCGGTGCGGGCGCGCGACTCGTTCCTGTCCGTGGCCTCGCACGAGCTGAACACGCCGCTCACCTCGCTCACCCTCAACGTCCAGGCGCTCCGGCGGCAACTGGAGGCGCATCCGGCGAGCACTGGGGACGTGGCGTCCGAGTCCATCTCCAGCAAGGTGCTGTCCGTGCAGCGCCAGCTGTCGCGCATGTCCGGGCTGGTGCGGGAGCTGTTGGATGTCTCGCGAATCACCGCGGGCAAGCTGCGCCTGGAGCGCGAGGAGATGGACCTGGCCGCGCTGGTGCGCGAGCTGGTGCCGCGCTACGCGGAGGAGCTGGCCCGGGCGGGGTGCGCGCTCCGGTTGGAGACGGCTCCGACGGCGACGGGCTCGTGGGACAAGCTGCGCGTGGAGCAGGTGATCCAGAACCTGTTGTCCAACGCCATCAAGTACGGCCGGGGACATCCCATCGAGGTGCAGGTGGGCGTGGACGACCAACGCGCCTGGCTGCTCGTGCGCGACGAGGGCGTGGGCATCGCCGTGGAGGCGCAGTCGCGGCTGTTCCAGCGCTTCGAGCGGCTGGCCAGCGAGCGTCACTACGGTGGACTGGGGCTGGGCCTCTGGATCGTCCGGCAGATTGTCGACGCGATGGACGGGCGCATCCTGGTGCGCAGCGCGCCCGGCCAGGGCTCCACCTTCACCGTGGAGCTGCCGCGTCGCCCTCCCGCGGGATGA
- a CDS encoding sensor histidine kinase, whose amino-acid sequence MAVETSRTGAPGAGEPEAGSPEESRRSAGELEARVAERTAALEAALRVRDEFLSVASHELRAPLTSLRLYVDGLVRSAQLGALAPDDVPRRLGRVQDQCRRLDRLIATLLDVSQLSTQRPVLDLEEVDLGALVRGTVERMEEDVRRAGCDLYVRAPPGVVGAWDRTRVEQVFTNLLTNALRHAAGTPIEVVLTTEGHFALLWVRDGGPGIREEDQARLFQRFARLDSRRPGFGLGLWISRQLVELHGGRVSVESTPGKGACFSVRLPLPAPLADGP is encoded by the coding sequence ATGGCGGTGGAGACGAGTCGGACGGGGGCGCCCGGCGCGGGCGAACCCGAGGCGGGCTCTCCGGAGGAGTCGCGGCGGTCCGCGGGGGAGCTGGAGGCGCGGGTGGCGGAGCGCACGGCGGCGCTGGAGGCCGCGCTGCGGGTGCGGGACGAGTTCCTGTCCGTGGCCTCCCACGAGCTGCGCGCCCCGCTCACGTCGCTGCGGCTGTACGTGGATGGGCTGGTGCGCTCCGCCCAGCTGGGGGCGCTCGCGCCGGATGACGTGCCCCGGCGCCTGGGCCGCGTCCAGGACCAGTGCCGCCGGTTGGACCGGCTCATCGCCACGCTGCTGGACGTGTCGCAATTGTCCACGCAGCGGCCCGTGTTGGATTTGGAGGAGGTGGACCTGGGCGCGCTGGTGCGAGGCACGGTGGAGCGCATGGAGGAGGACGTGCGGCGGGCGGGCTGCGACTTGTACGTGCGGGCCCCGCCGGGCGTGGTGGGCGCGTGGGACCGCACGCGGGTGGAGCAGGTCTTCACCAACCTGCTCACCAATGCCCTGCGGCACGCGGCGGGGACGCCCATCGAAGTGGTGCTCACCACCGAGGGCCACTTCGCGCTTCTGTGGGTGCGCGACGGTGGCCCAGGCATCCGGGAGGAGGACCAGGCGCGGCTCTTCCAGCGCTTCGCCCGGCTGGACTCGCGACGGCCGGGCTTCGGTCTGGGGCTGTGGATCTCCCGGCAGTTGGTGGAGCTTCACGGAGGGCGCGTGTCGGTGGAGAGCACGCCGGGCAAGGGGGCCTGTTTCAGCGTCCGCCTGCCGCTGCCCGCTCCGCTCGCCGACGGGCCCTGA
- a CDS encoding pectinacetylesterase family protein, protein MKRVLVACLAVAALMVPSAARSEVIVSSIVSVLVDGGNNYNWQKVELPGTKCGNGSQFKFFIHKTNSPNLLMLLEGGGACWDYDTCSGRAGLLGAANPNGIADDYITQFTAKYVSPLVNGADPGLPGRSKTNLVTNGWNIVYVPYCTGDVHIGNNVKTYVDQTGANPPLTWHHSGYTNTLAVANYAKTQFPNVQKFLMTGYSAGGTATSAGYYFARRIINPARGYLLNDSGPIFLAPNANFKSRALHDKIRDSWNLNSVFGLLPASFSQNDFGTINRMVATEFPNDQLAYTGYTRDYNYSRFSYERFHTPNDKESVHAYWKADEAALVTELNKYNNYSYFIPHERAINSSHCSTIITFIGSHACQQMEKKKWYEYILEPWQSWTCRSEFVGMDVFLQRFVNNNQRVRVYEPPNGYNAEDPGMGIVAPLINGALGG, encoded by the coding sequence ATGAAGCGCGTACTCGTGGCGTGCCTCGCTGTCGCTGCGCTGATGGTCCCCAGCGCCGCCCGCTCGGAAGTCATCGTCTCATCCATCGTCAGCGTGCTGGTGGATGGCGGCAACAACTACAACTGGCAGAAGGTGGAGCTGCCTGGGACGAAGTGTGGCAATGGCTCCCAGTTCAAGTTCTTCATCCACAAGACGAACTCGCCCAACCTGCTGATGCTGCTCGAGGGCGGCGGCGCGTGCTGGGACTACGACACCTGTAGCGGCCGTGCGGGCCTGTTGGGCGCGGCGAATCCCAACGGCATCGCCGACGACTACATCACCCAGTTCACGGCGAAGTACGTCTCCCCGCTCGTCAACGGCGCGGACCCGGGCCTGCCGGGCCGCAGCAAGACGAACCTGGTGACGAACGGCTGGAACATCGTCTACGTGCCGTACTGCACCGGCGACGTGCACATCGGCAACAACGTGAAGACGTACGTGGACCAGACGGGCGCGAACCCGCCGCTCACCTGGCACCACAGCGGCTACACCAACACGCTGGCGGTGGCGAACTACGCGAAGACGCAGTTCCCCAACGTGCAGAAGTTCCTGATGACGGGCTACAGCGCGGGCGGCACGGCGACGTCGGCGGGCTACTACTTCGCGCGTCGCATCATCAACCCGGCGCGGGGCTACCTGCTCAACGACTCCGGCCCCATCTTCCTGGCGCCCAACGCCAACTTCAAGTCGCGCGCCCTGCACGACAAGATTCGTGACTCGTGGAACCTGAACTCCGTGTTCGGCCTGCTGCCCGCGTCGTTCAGCCAGAACGACTTCGGCACCATCAACCGCATGGTGGCCACGGAGTTCCCGAACGACCAACTGGCGTACACGGGCTACACGCGGGACTACAACTACTCGCGCTTCTCCTATGAGCGCTTCCACACGCCGAACGACAAGGAGTCGGTGCACGCGTACTGGAAGGCGGACGAGGCCGCGCTGGTGACGGAGCTGAACAAGTACAACAACTACAGCTACTTCATCCCGCACGAGCGCGCCATCAACTCCAGCCACTGCAGCACCATCATCACCTTCATCGGCTCGCACGCCTGCCAGCAGATGGAGAAGAAGAAGTGGTACGAGTACATCCTGGAGCCGTGGCAGTCGTGGACGTGCCGCAGCGAGTTCGTGGGCATGGACGTGTTCCTGCAGCGCTTCGTGAACAACAACCAGCGCGTGCGCGTCTATGAGCCGCCCAACGGCTACAACGCCGAGGACCCGGGCATGGGCATCGTCGCGCCGCTCATCAACGGCGCGCTCGGCGGGTAA
- a CDS encoding metal-dependent hydrolase, translating to MDNLTHGLLGLAIGALRRPDVRPGAPERSTPTDRAVLLASVLAAELPDLDTLLARGDAVTVALHAHRGLSHSLVFTPVVALGATLVARAVFRGARWTPVLLTSLLSVVFAHLLPDLWTGWGTRVLLPFSDARLSLDWTVVVDPWVTLPLLVGTGVAWRRRAVWRRAVLVGLACAMAYVGARVVSWGVLTGRVDRAYPGAQAVRVFPAPLSFRTWRYVARLPGEVLAAGELSLFGEPREDRRVVAPVDVLPEDLKDLPTVREALAWARFPVVTVVPVEGGREVRIADLRYHLRGEPTLTFVVRVDAGGQVTDARLERGGSASELLRRWRGGDAREARPD from the coding sequence ATGGACAACCTCACCCACGGGCTGCTCGGACTGGCCATCGGCGCGCTGCGCCGCCCCGACGTGCGCCCGGGCGCTCCCGAGCGGTCGACGCCCACGGACCGGGCGGTGCTGCTGGCGAGCGTGCTGGCCGCGGAGCTGCCGGACCTGGACACGCTGCTGGCGCGGGGCGACGCGGTGACGGTGGCGCTGCACGCGCACCGGGGATTGTCTCACTCGCTCGTCTTCACGCCCGTGGTCGCCCTGGGCGCCACGCTGGTGGCGCGGGCGGTGTTCCGTGGCGCGCGGTGGACGCCGGTGCTGCTCACCAGCCTGCTGTCGGTGGTGTTCGCGCACCTGCTGCCGGATTTGTGGACGGGCTGGGGTACGCGGGTGCTCCTGCCGTTCTCGGACGCGCGGCTGAGCCTGGACTGGACGGTGGTGGTGGACCCGTGGGTGACGCTGCCGCTCCTCGTGGGCACGGGGGTGGCGTGGCGGCGACGGGCGGTGTGGCGCAGGGCGGTGCTGGTGGGGCTCGCGTGCGCCATGGCCTACGTCGGCGCGCGCGTGGTGTCCTGGGGCGTGCTGACGGGGCGCGTGGACCGGGCCTACCCCGGGGCCCAGGCGGTGCGTGTCTTCCCTGCCCCGCTGTCGTTCCGCACGTGGCGGTACGTGGCCCGGCTCCCGGGTGAGGTGCTCGCGGCCGGGGAGCTGTCGCTCTTCGGTGAGCCGCGCGAGGACCGCCGGGTGGTGGCGCCGGTGGATGTCCTGCCCGAGGACTTGAAGGACCTCCCCACCGTGCGCGAGGCGCTGGCGTGGGCGCGCTTCCCGGTGGTGACGGTGGTGCCGGTGGAGGGCGGGCGCGAGGTGCGCATCGCCGACCTGCGCTACCACCTGCGCGGCGAGCCGACGCTCACGTTCGTGGTGCGCGTGGACGCGGGTGGGCAGGTGACGGACGCGCGGCTGGAGCGCGGAGGGAGCGCGTCCGAGCTCTTGCGTCGGTGGCGTGGCGGGGATGCGCGCGAGGCACGTCCCGACTGA
- a CDS encoding DUF1552 domain-containing protein produces MLRNLSRRSLLQALAGSTAALPLANLLGTTDAYAQATTPPLRFIAIFTAHGCLPEYWNPQGGEMDFTLDFPNSMLQPLQAHRSKLLVLDGLDYQVLYERGLTGHEGGPLTFLTGSKVNTASGDDLPENASLDQVLAAQIGGATRFRSIQLNAWEQFGGQHVYNSISFTPNGGRVPFERDPAGVYQRLFGNAPSPSQDPGEVAQNTSRRKSLLDYLIKDATRLSKRLAGAEKQKLETHLESLRDIERRLGSLSTTPTPAQQEPLPAEAACSGGTAPPAYDLGQLGNLNNMPTLTKLHLDLIVRAFACDLTRVATLTIPGPSMPWLDIHEDTHNDLAHRLDVTDEPLRSQIRGKMVKVQRWYAEQVAYLMNGLASVQEGSGTALDNTLILWGNELGDASGHMNVRVPTVLAGGAGGKFRMGRFLRLRPAGSNPLNNWGGPGTPLPGAVAHNKLLVSIAQAFGVNVNTFGHPDFKGPLSGLT; encoded by the coding sequence ATGCTCCGCAATCTTTCCCGACGCTCCCTGCTCCAGGCCCTGGCGGGCTCGACGGCGGCGCTGCCCCTGGCCAACCTGCTCGGCACCACGGACGCGTACGCCCAGGCCACCACGCCGCCCTTGCGCTTCATCGCCATCTTCACCGCCCACGGGTGCCTTCCGGAGTACTGGAACCCGCAGGGCGGGGAGATGGACTTCACCCTCGACTTCCCCAACTCCATGCTGCAGCCGCTCCAGGCCCACCGCTCCAAGCTGCTGGTGCTGGACGGCCTGGACTACCAGGTGCTCTACGAGCGCGGCCTGACGGGCCACGAGGGGGGTCCGCTCACGTTCCTCACCGGCAGCAAGGTCAACACCGCCAGCGGTGACGACCTGCCGGAGAACGCCTCGCTGGACCAGGTGCTGGCGGCGCAGATTGGTGGCGCCACGCGCTTCCGCTCCATCCAGCTCAACGCCTGGGAGCAGTTCGGCGGCCAGCACGTCTACAACAGCATCAGCTTCACGCCGAACGGTGGCCGCGTGCCCTTCGAGCGCGACCCGGCGGGTGTCTACCAGCGCCTGTTCGGCAACGCCCCGTCGCCCTCGCAGGACCCGGGTGAGGTGGCGCAGAACACCTCGCGTCGCAAGAGCCTGCTGGACTACCTCATCAAGGACGCCACCCGGTTGAGCAAGCGGCTGGCGGGCGCGGAGAAGCAGAAGCTGGAGACGCATCTGGAGTCGCTGCGCGACATCGAGCGGCGGCTCGGCTCGCTGAGCACCACGCCCACGCCGGCGCAGCAGGAGCCCCTGCCCGCGGAGGCCGCGTGCAGTGGTGGCACGGCGCCTCCGGCGTACGATTTGGGCCAGCTCGGCAACCTCAACAACATGCCGACGCTGACCAAGCTGCACCTGGACCTCATCGTCCGGGCCTTCGCGTGTGATTTGACGCGCGTGGCGACGCTGACGATTCCCGGTCCGTCGATGCCGTGGCTCGACATCCACGAGGACACGCACAACGACCTGGCGCACCGCCTGGACGTGACGGACGAGCCCTTGCGCTCGCAGATTCGCGGGAAGATGGTGAAGGTGCAGCGCTGGTACGCCGAGCAGGTGGCGTATCTGATGAACGGCCTGGCCTCCGTGCAGGAGGGCAGTGGCACGGCGCTGGACAACACGCTCATCCTCTGGGGCAACGAGCTGGGGGATGCGTCCGGCCACATGAACGTGCGCGTGCCCACGGTGCTCGCGGGCGGCGCGGGCGGGAAGTTCCGCATGGGCCGGTTCCTGCGGCTGCGTCCGGCGGGCTCCAACCCGCTGAACAACTGGGGCGGGCCGGGCACGCCGCTGCCGGGCGCCGTCGCGCACAACAAGCTGCTGGTGTCCATCGCCCAGGCCTTCGGGGTGAACGTGAACACCTTCGGCCATCCGGACTTCAAGGGCCCCCTGTCGGGGCTGACCTGA
- a CDS encoding DUF1588 domain-containing protein codes for MRIVRSCIPAALLLVTASCTGDTSGGDPPEVTEAAPARVRRITRAEYDNSVYSIVKNPTPVPMAQLFAPEDTLLGFTTHDRLQVTPLLADQLDSAAERNWGPVAVNNLASEYECAAGKNEEDCARAFIRALGARAFRRPVVADEEADLLALWNAVRKDTSPKAAAEYVIQAVLTSASFLYRTELGETGAPANKVVWLTQQEIASSISFAITGAPPDTELTAAAAAGVLKSADVRESHARRLLKTKESQQYLQRFVIEWLGLSGLESINKNNQVFPDFSVAFKDSSRTETLTFINHVLANEGASIKELLGANYTFADGRMSLFYGTTLTPDGTTGRVPLPANRVGILTHASVLTTYALFDSSSPIRRGKFVLTRLLCREVPPPPPSIIIIPPAVDPTATTRARFAAHTNNPACAGCHRDLDPIGFGMEDYDGLGKYRTEENGLPVDANGSVVTEDGTHPFTGGAALARFLSESPDVANCVPLQLFRYVMGRDEDTVDARTLEDMRRSFRADPKLKLGDALVALVRSPYFVHRRTTSPE; via the coding sequence ATGCGAATCGTCCGTTCCTGCATTCCCGCGGCGCTGCTGTTGGTGACCGCATCCTGCACAGGCGACACATCCGGCGGAGATCCTCCAGAGGTCACGGAGGCCGCCCCCGCGCGCGTGCGCCGCATCACCCGCGCCGAATACGACAACAGCGTCTACTCCATCGTGAAGAACCCCACGCCGGTGCCCATGGCGCAGCTGTTCGCGCCCGAGGACACGCTGTTGGGCTTCACCACGCATGACCGCCTGCAGGTGACGCCGCTGCTCGCGGACCAGCTCGACAGCGCCGCGGAGCGCAACTGGGGCCCCGTCGCGGTCAACAACCTGGCCAGCGAGTACGAGTGCGCCGCGGGGAAGAACGAGGAAGACTGTGCCCGCGCGTTCATCCGCGCGCTGGGAGCCCGGGCCTTCCGTCGCCCCGTGGTGGCCGACGAGGAGGCGGACCTGCTCGCGCTGTGGAATGCGGTCCGCAAGGACACGAGCCCCAAGGCCGCGGCCGAGTACGTCATCCAGGCCGTGCTGACGTCGGCGTCCTTCCTGTACCGCACGGAGCTCGGGGAGACCGGCGCGCCCGCCAACAAAGTGGTGTGGCTGACGCAGCAGGAGATCGCCTCCTCGATTTCATTCGCCATCACCGGCGCGCCGCCGGACACGGAGCTGACGGCCGCCGCCGCCGCGGGCGTGCTCAAGTCCGCGGATGTCCGCGAGTCCCACGCGCGCCGCCTGCTCAAGACGAAGGAGTCCCAGCAGTACCTGCAGCGCTTCGTCATCGAGTGGCTGGGCCTGTCGGGCCTGGAGAGCATCAACAAGAACAACCAGGTGTTCCCGGACTTCAGCGTGGCGTTCAAGGACTCCAGCCGCACGGAGACCTTGACGTTCATCAACCACGTGCTCGCCAACGAGGGCGCCTCCATCAAGGAGCTGCTCGGCGCCAACTACACGTTCGCGGACGGGCGCATGTCGCTGTTCTACGGCACGACGCTGACGCCGGATGGCACCACCGGACGGGTGCCGCTGCCGGCCAACCGCGTGGGCATCCTCACCCACGCCAGCGTGCTGACGACGTACGCGCTGTTCGACTCCAGCTCGCCCATCCGCCGGGGCAAGTTCGTCCTCACGCGCCTGTTGTGCCGCGAGGTGCCGCCGCCTCCGCCGTCCATCATCATCATCCCGCCCGCCGTGGACCCCACCGCCACGACGCGCGCCCGCTTCGCCGCGCACACCAACAACCCGGCCTGCGCGGGCTGCCACCGCGACCTGGACCCCATCGGCTTCGGCATGGAGGACTACGACGGCCTGGGCAAGTACCGCACCGAGGAGAACGGCCTGCCCGTGGATGCCAACGGCTCGGTCGTCACCGAGGACGGGACGCACCCCTTCACCGGTGGCGCCGCGCTCGCGCGCTTCCTGTCGGAGAGCCCGGACGTGGCCAACTGCGTGCCGCTGCAGCTCTTCCGCTACGTCATGGGCCGCGACGAGGACACCGTCGACGCCAGGACGCTGGAGGACATGCGCAGGAGCTTCCGCGCGGACCCGAAGCTGAAGCTGGGCGACGCGCTCGTGGCGCTCGTCCGCTCCCCCTATTTCGTCCACCGGCGCACCACTTCCCCCGAGTAG
- the rpiA gene encoding ribose-5-phosphate isomerase RpiA, whose product MADDAAEQTARYKREAAEAAVERFFHGGMRVGLGTGSTAAFVVRALAARRERGLLLDVLGVPTSLATEALARELRVPLTTLDAHPVLDVTIDGADEVAPELSVIKGGGGALLREKIVAQASRRVVIVADVAKLSPRLGTHGPVPVEVLPFGWRSQRLFLESLGARVTPRAHADGTAFHTDQGNLVLDCAFGPIDAPSSLAARLDARAGVVGHGLFLGLVTDLVVAGASGVEHRVPPP is encoded by the coding sequence ATGGCGGACGACGCGGCCGAGCAGACGGCGCGCTACAAGCGCGAGGCGGCGGAGGCGGCGGTGGAGCGCTTCTTCCATGGGGGCATGCGGGTGGGCCTGGGCACGGGCAGCACCGCGGCCTTCGTGGTGCGCGCGTTGGCGGCGCGGCGTGAGCGTGGGCTGCTGCTCGATGTGCTCGGCGTCCCCACCTCGCTCGCCACCGAGGCGCTCGCGCGGGAGCTGCGGGTGCCGCTCACCACGCTGGACGCGCATCCGGTGCTGGACGTCACCATCGATGGCGCGGACGAAGTCGCACCGGAGCTGTCCGTCATCAAGGGCGGTGGTGGCGCGCTGCTGCGCGAGAAGATTGTCGCGCAAGCCAGCCGCCGCGTCGTCATCGTCGCGGACGTGGCGAAATTGTCACCGAGGCTCGGCACGCACGGGCCCGTGCCGGTGGAGGTGCTGCCCTTCGGTTGGCGCTCGCAGCGGCTTTTCCTCGAGTCGCTCGGCGCGCGCGTGACACCTCGCGCTCACGCGGACGGAACCGCCTTCCACACGGACCAGGGCAACCTCGTGCTCGACTGCGCCTTCGGTCCCATCGACGCGCCGTCATCCCTCGCGGCGCGCCTGGACGCGCGCGCGGGAGTCGTGGGGCACGGCCTGTTCCTCGGCCTCGTCACGGACCTGGTCGTCGCGGGAGCCTCGGGCGTGGAGCACCGCGTGCCTCCTCCCTGA